A window of Chanos chanos chromosome 15, fChaCha1.1, whole genome shotgun sequence genomic DNA:
ATTCTGCCTACCTTGGGAGTTGCTTTGCATAAAagtgtctgcaaaatgaataagtGTAGCCGCCCCCAGCAGAGGAGCTGGTGTGCCAATACGGCACTGGTGTGAAAGATCACACCCTCGGTCGTGCGACCCCTCCCACGATGCACTGCACACATTTCAGCTTCACAGACAAGTTTCCGTCACCGGAGATCCTGTTtacttctctgtgtctctgtgtgtttgtatgtgtcgtACAAGAAACCCTCAGGAACGTTTTgtctgcagtctgtgtgtgtgtgtgtgtctttgtgtttgggAGAATGATGAGAATGCTTCTGGGATTATAATGGGGAAGATCTTCcctgtgatgaagtgtttttccctctgtagAGGAGATGAGGTTTCCCTGTGGAGTTTACCTCAGTCCTGGGAGATGAGCAGGTTCACATCACGTCACTGTACCATTAGGACTTACCGTTAAACACTTCCTGTCTCTAACATTCACGCGGGCCCAGAGGTTACACGCTGCGACGCTAGATCGCTCTGTAGCTTTGCACCTTCCCGGTAAccaccattttgtttttcatggtgAGATAAAATTGAGACGATTTCCCTCACCTCTCTGTGAAAACTCATTTGTAgtcactgagagaacacactgaAGGCTGCCTTCAGAGTACAGAGCAGGGGAAGACAagtggagagaaaaagtgtgtgtgtgtgtgtgtgagagagagagagagagagatggtgggggTTGGAAGTGGAAAAGTGTTTGCCTGCAGGTGATATTAGGTCAAAATTCACACTGTGCAGCAGCTACTAACCATGCCATTGCCATGGTAACTGGAAGGTGCTCCGCTGTCCTTGTGTTATTTCTCGTGATCCGTTGTCTGGTGCGGCCCAGCGTTCCGCGAACTGTGACAGAATTTGACAGTGTGAACGATGATGCATGTTTATACGTGTGAACAGTAAATGTCTAAACAATTACAGTGTAAATTAGGGAGGATCCAAGCAggattctctttctctctctctctcaagttgCCGTTGCTGAAAACACGGAGAGATACTTCCTTAGCAttgaagcaatttttttttaaaacagaactgGATATAAACAACCTTTACAAATGCCACATAGTATTGCGGCTTCTTGCTTAATGTGACCAACCACtggagagatagaaaaaaagcaaaactaagCTAGACCgctgtaaaatgagaaaatgatccGTGGAGCATAAGCCTTATGCATGGCTTTCATTCTACAAAGAGTGtaaaacttaaaacatttttcagttttttaggATTAATGAATGTGTCCTCACATGTATTAAttgtattaaatatatttaattgtatattataattattgttgttgttgttgtttttgttagtgGTAGTAGTATTGTTGATTTTGTTACAGCCATCTAAGTCTATGACCGGGTATATTGGTAaagaaacataatttaaaactTTGAGGGCCTGTGGACTTTTGGCTGTTTTGTGAAGTATTGGCTTTTCCGTGAAATATCGGCTGTTCTGTGGACTTTTGGCTCATCTTTGAACGTTTGGCTGTTCTGTGGCTGTTCTGTGGACTATTGGCTGGTTTGATGTCTGTGCCGCTGTAATGGCATGGCAATCATGCTGAATTCAGACTGTGtatttgatttctctctctctctctctttctatctttctctctctctctctctctctctctctctctctctctctttctctctttctctctctctctctctctctctttctctctctctgtgtgtgtgtgtgtgtgctggtctggCTCCTGGCTTTAATCTGATTTGATAAAGTGCTTTAGGAGGATCTCTATTTCAATCCGCTGGTTTTAGAGCTGTTACATCACTCCAGACGGCCCAGggactctgcgtgtgtgtgtgtgtgtgtgagtgcgtgcgtgcacgcgtgtgtgtgtgtgtgtttgtgtttgcactgtGGAGGAGGGGCAGTGTACTGGCCCTATAGAGTCGAGGCACATGGAAACACACTCGCGTAATGTCAAACACGTGCGCTGGACTTTCAATAACACGCGCTTACTCAGCCACAGGGGCTTATGTCCACACGCATTTAAAGGAACAGTGCAGAATAAAGACACCAACACACGGATATTAATGGAGCTTTCCTCCCCTCTGGTGAACCCTTCTTCATAAATACTCCAGCGGTCTTTTCCATAGTTTCACAGATGCGTCgcctgatgtttttattttctctctctctcgtctcgcTACTTAATTTATCATCTGAAACTGTTTGAATTCACGGAGAAATGACGTGAGATCATCGGAGACGAGCGTTCATTAGACGAGACGGAGTCTATAACGGCCCCTGCTGTTCCGCGGCAGATTTGGTTTGTGATGTGTACCCACTCATTCCTGAAGAGCGAATGCTTGGAAATGTTTAAAACCaatcatgaatatttcatgcgCCGTCAGTCTTTGCTGTCATCGCTCTAATGATGAAAGCTGGAGAGATGGCACCGGTCTCTAGCCACCGTCTCTCAGtgtagcaaaacaaaactgcaaacaaaattgcaaaaaaaaaaaaaaaaccccaaacaaaacaaacaaacgaatgaaAAAAGCCCTTTGATGTCAGGTTTTCGAATGAAAAGCCTCAAAAAAgattgtccccccccccccccccgactcaaAAGTGTAGGATCGCTATCCAAGTCTCGTGTAGTTTGAACTGCTTGGAATTGGCTTGTGTGTAATTGTGCtggtttcctgtttgtgtgtgtgtgtgtgtgtgtgtgtgtatatgtctaaGTGACACTCTTCTGGAGAAAAAAGTCAAGTCCCAAATCTCAAAAGACCACCGCTCATGTCATAAAGAACAAATGCAACTTGTGTTTTACCGTCTGACACAGCGTGAGTGAATTTTAGCCTCTCTCGGCACAGCAGTTAAAGagcttttccctctcttttccaaTTTCAAGGAATAGCAGATTAAGTGGTATTAGCTGGTGTTTAGAATACATTAAATTGCAAGGGAATAGCCTAAAGTAAAGATTTGTTTGTATCAAAGTTAGACTTAATGCCAGCCTTCGACATGCTCCACCGTATACAGAAGTTACAGCCGGgaacattgtgtttgtttggagaaGTTTAAAATACAGACGGGgcgtaacaaaaaaaaaaaggaagagcttCGGGGCTCTTTGGGTCGGACTGTTTGGGTtctttaacctttgaccttctcTCTTTCGTGTCTGTGTTCCAGATCAATCTGAGGCTCATCTTGGTGAGCGGAAAGACGAAAGAGTTCCTGTTCTCGCCCAACGACTCTGCCGCGGATATCGCCAAGCACGTTTACGATAACTGGCCAATGGGTGAGTCTCTCCTCAAAGACATTAATGTCCAAATTTGTCACCAATCAGGAGTCATTTTTACAGCGATTCAGAGCTGTGTCGTacattcttttgtgtttttgttgtcatcCATCTTGTCCTAGGTCTGTAGAGATAACAGTCAAATGGGTAATTCCAAATGGACTGCACGTAAACATGAAATCATTTTCATCGTTTCTTCCTTTTGTGTGGAAGGGCTTTGAACTGAGACATGTACTGCAATGATCAGACTTCTCTGAAACTCAGCGACCACAAGGCCACGACCTTGAACGACCTCATTAGTATACCTGATTGGAgcccattatacacacacacgcgcacacacgcacgcacacacacgcacacacacacagacgcacacacacggatggACAGAATAATCATGGAGTAATTTTCCAAAGCTTTTGCTTCATCTGTCTAGGAAGGACAAATGGTGTCcagacttttctttctttcatctcaaaCTCTTTCTTCacgtctcttttctctttttctctccctcttttccaccGAGAGCTTTTCTTGAGGTCCATTACAGGATAAATTGCACATTTTTCCTCATACACCAACCAAAAACAGCAGCTGCTACAGTGCCTGAATCTGGACATCTGGGGTAGCGGTAGCTTAAGGGTGTAGGACCAGCAGCTGTTGGAGGGATGTGGTTCCAGTTTCTGACACGGGGGGAATATTAAACAGGTTTTAGGGAGAATGGCTTGTTAAGACtgcccttgagcaagacacGTAGCCTCACCTGCGTGTCTGAGAAGATTTCTCCACTGATGTAATATGTAGTGTCATCAGAGGTGAAACAGAACGTAAAATGGACCATAGAAGGGTTGAAACTTCTTCTTTAGTCGGTCAGCGACTACAACTTCTTCGGCCTGACGTACTACACTGACCGAAAATGAGGGAATAGAAATGGAGTTGTGACTTACgcccttctctcttctctttgtcctttttctttgcCCCGTTGTGGTACAGATTGGGAGGAGGAGCAGGTCAGCAGTCCGAATATTTTGAGGCTCATCTACCAGGGACGCTTCTTGCACGGCAACGTGACGCTAGGAGGTACGTTCTCAAAAGCCCTTCCTTGAGTGGGAAcctcatatttaaaatgttctgttaTGGAATTACAAGTTCTACAAAACCTTCAGAATTACCGTTTCAGAATGAAGCCAAGTTTTGGAATCTTTTTTTTGGCCGAGTAGAACTTTGGAATTAGAAAGTAGCAACTGTCAAAAACTGGCAAAGCACGTGGTCAGGAGAGCTGGTTTATTTCAGTCCATCCGAATGGAAAGCGTGAGTGTGAAGTAGCTGGTTTGGATGGAGAGGGAGCTATAGTTCGAACAGgcgtgagtttttttttttttttttttctttttctgtggtgtCGCTGGGAGCAGATGAACAGTCAGgctacagtgtctctgacagacccGCTTTGAGGAGaacagggaggagaggaaatacTTGGGCAAGAACAGGAAgcacacttgtttttgtttggctgttccTCAGACAGTGGTTAGCAAGGtgggcagagaaacagagagagagaggggaggaaggtgagtttgtgagagagagagagagtaccagGCATAGTGTGTCACAGACCAGAGAAGAGGTGACATTAGAATCTATTCACAGAGGATAGTCTGTGCCTTCACCCAGTTTCCAAACATCTGGGTCTAAAGCCGCAGGGGCAAAGAAAGCCAAGAACCCAAGAACTCTGCAGCTTTCAACACAGTAAGACACTCAAAGTCTGTCTGTTAGTCACCGCTTCCTGTCTGCCTCAGAGTTTGGGCCCTTACTGTGCTATACCCGAGGCTCACGGTGTTGTTTAAAGGGACTATCTGTATTGTGCTGTAATACTGGGGTCGTATAAGGTGTTAGGTTTGTAGACTGCGTTTTAAGGGTGTTGTTGCTTACGGAGATGAAAGCCAGATTGTTTGTGAAATTCTGTAATTGTTTTTCTCTAGATCGGAGAGATCGCTATCCTGGGAATGCTCAGTCGAGCGTCAATGGTTGTGTTACTTGAAAACAACTGGGAGAAAAACACCAGTCGTTGATTTGTTTGGTATTAAGAGGACTTGTGCGATTTGGGCTTGGCGCAGGAGAAACGAGTTCTCAGAATGGCGCTCTTCTTCTGATCATGGCCCATTTGAATTTCTCAATGACTTTTGTGGGTGCCTGAGTTTGAACTGGCTTTGAACCATATTCTCCTTTTATATACACTGTGAACTCAGATTTGAAGACAagctttgaatgtgtgttgtgtgaatagctgtgaaaaaaatgatttgtgaaTAGGAACATTAATATGTAGAGGGGGTTTTTGGCTGATCAGGCAGGCTTTTTGCTTTGCATGAGGGCTTGACTGTTTCTCAGCttttttattggggggggggggtttggaggggAAGGCAGGATCAGGgttggggtgtggggtggggggggtgagccCTTTCCCAGGAGTGAACAAGTGTGAataagtgaaaactgaaaagaactCAGTGTTGCACGGGCACAGGATGACGTCACTCACGGCTATACCCGGGCTTTGCCaataaaatgtctgttttcataaTGGTGCCTGACACCATCTGGAGTGGGAAAGCAAAAGAGGCCTGCTCACTGAATTTGCCACAGTGAGTAGAGctggagtcagtggagcaggTCAGGACgcatcacatgcacacacagacagacacatacacacacacacacacagacacacacacacacacacacacacacacacacgcagacacagacacgcacacacacacgcgcacacacacacacacacacggtctcacacacacacacacacacacacacacacacatgggcacacacctcacacacacacacacacacacacacacacatacacacacaggcctctccTAATAAATCCCTTCACAGCTCCCCTGTCATGAAGCTTTTTTTGATGTGACGTTCCCAGAGCAGGGGCTTTATTTTCGCCTTAAAGTGTCtttgccactttttttttttcaatgcctTGTCTTGATGTGTTGCTTCATAAATAATACTCAGCCtagctctgctctctctctctctctctctctctctctctctctgtgtgtctgtgcgtgtctgtgtgtgtgttttgtcttgtttctcGCAGCGTTAAAACTGCCTCTCGGAAAGACCACGGTGATGCATTTAGTTGCCCGAGAGACGTTGCCGGAGCCAAATTCCCAAGGTGACCGTTTTAtttcgttatttatttattttcctggtTTTGTCCTTCAGTGACAGTTTCTCACACTCCGGAGCTCTTGCCCTCTGGGCCACGTTAAAGTGAACATGCTACCATGGCACTCTGCATGCGTTCGCTCCATTATGCAAATCTGGTGGATTGATCATAGTCATGTCACAGATATTgtacaatgtctttttttttttttttcaacccgGTAGTTATGTATGAATGCACTTTGATGTTTATATATTGGGGTTGTGTGGTTTATTAATCTCTGAAGCAATTCTGGAACAGTtgtattcattttaaagaaGAGATTTTGGAGAGATTTAGTTAGGTGCTTGTTGGAACGACTGTCTTGCCTTTTTCCACTGTGATACGACCGTCAGGTCCTCTGTTTTCCTCGCAGGGCAGAGAAACCGGG
This region includes:
- the ubl3a gene encoding ubiquitin-like protein 3a; this encodes MTGSIPPDMINLRLILVSGKTKEFLFSPNDSAADIAKHVYDNWPMDWEEEQVSSPNILRLIYQGRFLHGNVTLGALKLPLGKTTVMHLVARETLPEPNSQGQRNREKTGESNCCVIL